In Castanea sativa cultivar Marrone di Chiusa Pesio chromosome 6, ASM4071231v1, a single window of DNA contains:
- the LOC142640922 gene encoding vesicle-associated protein 4-1-like, producing the protein MAVADHRHHHHHPHKSQSDTKLFRLCPFWQSGNTSSSSSSTQNLTHSNIGNLSGRHVEGPSNPKPPPKTVSSVARSLLPPRRRLRLDPSSNLYFPNEPGKQVKSAIRLKNTSRSHVAFKFQTTAPKSCYMRPPGGILAPGESIIATVFKFVEHAENNEKQLDLKSKIKFKIMSLKVKGGIDYVPELFEEQKDEVTVERILRVVFLDVERPSPALEKLKRQLAEAEAALESQSRKKPPVDTGPRVVGEGLVIDEWKERREKYLARQQVEVVDSA; encoded by the exons ATGGCTGTAGCGGatcaccgccaccaccaccaccacccccacAAATCACAGTCGGACACGAAGCTCTTCAGGCTCTGTCCGTTTTGGCAGTCGGGCAATACGTCGTCGTCTTCATCTTCTACACAGAATCTTACTCATAGTAACATCGGGAATCTGAGCGGCCGACACGTGGAGGGGCCGTCCAATCCAAAGCCGCCACCCAAGACGGTGTCGTCCGTTGCTCGATCGCTACTCCCACCTCGCCGAAGGCTCCGCCTTGACCCTTCCAGCAACCTCTACTTCCCAA ATGAGCCTGGTAAACAGGTTAAGAGCGCGATCAGATTGAAGAACACTAGTAGGTCCCATGTGGCTTTTAAG TTTCAAACTACAGCGCCGAAGAGCTGTTATATGCGTCCTCCTGGTGGTATCCTTGCTCCTGGAGAGAGTATTATTGCAACAG TGTTCAAATTTGTGGAGCATGCTGAGAATAATGAAAAGCAATTGGACTTGAAGAGCAAGATTAAGTTCAAGATCATGAGTCTGAAGGTCAAAGGAGGAATAGATTATGTACCTGAGCTG TTTGAGGAACAGAAGGATGAAGTAACTGTTGAACGAATATTGCGGGTTGTATTTTTGGACGTGGAGCGACCTAGTCCT GCATTGGAAAAACTGAAGCGTCAATTAGCTGAAGCTGAGGCTGCACTTGAATCACAATCACGCAAGAAACCTCCTGTAGACACAGGACCTCGGGTTGTCGGGGAAGGGCTTGTTATAGATGAATGG AAAGAGCGAAGGGAGAAATACCTGGCTCGACAGCAGGTTGAAGTGGTAGACTCAGCATAA